TATTTCGGCCTGAAACCCACGCAACTCAAATCAAAAAACAACGCCCGTCGCATTTCGCAGCCGCGGCAGATCGCCATGTACATCTGCAAGGAAGTCACGGGGCTGTCCCTGCCCCAGATCGGCAAGGATTTCGGCGGCAAGCATCACACCACGGTACTGCATTCGATTCGCAAGATCGAGGAGCAAAAAAAGAAAGACTCCGAAATCGCCGCCGCCCTCACCAAGATCCTGCCCTCGTTCCGCTGATTCAAAACCTCATCGTTTGGCACAGGAAGATCAACAGGCTAATTGGTTTGACACGTAAGATTAGCGTTCTTATTCACACGGGTACCGCCGCAAATCCTGTGGATTGCCGCATGGTTCGATGTTTTCCACAAATCAGGACCCATTTCCTCAGCGTGCCTTTTTTTAATCCAATCTTCAGCTCGTTCGGAAATTTCGTCTTAGCCCTCTTTTCAACAGATTCACCGGCCCTACTATTTCTTCTAGTAAAGATGTAATCTATTAATCTTCAGAAAAGGAAAAAATCGGCGCTTGGACTCAACTTCAAGGTCGCGCTGCCGGCTGGTTTTGTTTATAATCGCTTCCTTTGCAGTTTCTTCTCCAAGGAGCAGGGTTTCATGGAATTCACGGTTGAAAGAAATTTGCTGTTGAATGAGTTGAACCTCGTTCAGGGAGTGATCGAGAAAAAAAGCACGATTCCGATTCTCTCGAATATTTTGCTGGAAGCATCGGGAAACGGGCTCGGAATTGCCGCGACGGATCTGGATGTCAGCATCTGCTGCGGCTGTGCGGCGGAAGTGCATGCGCCCGGCACCCTGACGGTCTCGGCGCGGCGGCTTTTCGACATTGTGCGTCTGCTCCCTGAAGAATCCGAGATCCACTGCACTCTGCTCGAAAACGACTGGGTGAAATTGAAGGCGGGGAGGTCGGAGTACAAAGTGGTGGGCCTGCCTCGTGAAAACTTTCCATCCATACCGCAGACGCCGGCGGCAGGGATCCCTCTCCCGGGAAACGACCTGAGGGCCATGATCCTGCGCACCATGTTTGCGATCACCCAGGAAGAGTCCCGCTATTCGCTGAACGGCGCGCTTCTTGTTCTCGGCCCGCACGAGATGCGCATGGTAGCCACGGACGGCCACCGACTGGCATTGGTAACCAAGACGGTGGAGATCGAGACCGGCGAAGCTGAAATTCGTGCTCTGATCCCACGCAAGACCCTGGTGGAAATCCTCAGGCTCATCGGGGACGCGGAGTTGCCGGTCGAGTTCGGGAGGGATGAGAATCACATCTTTTTCTCCGTCGGGGGCAAAAAGCTGATCTCCAGGGTTCTCGCCGGCCAGTTTCCAAACTACGAAATGGTGGTTCCGCGCGACAACGACAAGCGTATTGTCGCGCCCAGCCGCACGCTCGCGGAAGGGATCCGCAGAGCGGCGGTGATGTCCGACGAAAAGCTGCGCGCCGTGCGGCTCGCCTTCAGCCGGGGTGTGGCCGAGATCACCGCCAGCAGCGCCGATGCCGGAGAGGCTCACGAACAGGTCGAGGTCGAGTACGAAGGCGCCGAAATCAGCATCGGATTCAATCCCCAGTACCTGCTGGACTTCCTGGGCGCCTGCGAATCGGATACCATAAACATCCTGGTCAAGGATTCCGAGACGCAGGGAATGCTCGCACCGGTGGGCCCGACGGAATTGGATTACCGTTATGTCGTCATGCCCATGAAGTTTTAAATGTGCAGGTACTCAATCTCCGCCTCTATCAGTACCGCAACTTCGACCTGCAGGAGATTGAGTTTTGCCCTGGCACGAACCTCCTGTACGGACAGAACGGGCAGGGCAAGACAAACCTCCTCGAGGCGATCTACCTGCTTGGTTACGGCAGGAGTTTCCGAACCGCGACCCCGAGAGACTGCATCCAGCACGGCCGGCAGGAATGCCGTCTGGAAGGAAAAATCCAACACGGTACCACGACGCGGGATCTGGGGATCTCGATCTCCCTGGCGGAAGAAAAGCAGCTGCTGCTCTACCGCAAGCCGGTGGGATGGACTGAATTCATCGGCAACCTCCACACCCTGGCCTTTACCCAGGAACACATGAAGGTGGTTCGCGGCGGGCCCGTCGAGCGACGGGCGTTTCTTGATCGCGCCATGATCACTGCGTACCCCGGGCACATGCAGCGCCTGGCAGCTTACAACAGAGCGCTGCGGCAGAGGAATCATCTCCTTGGGACCATGCGGAAGAGCGCCGGAAAAACGGAGCGTGAGTTGCTCGAGAGCTGGGACGAAAAGCTGGCCCGGGAGGGGAGCCGGATTCTCTGGAACCGGCGCCGCTACATCGAGGAAATGAGCAGGGAACTCGTAAATCCGCTTTGCCGCACGGAATCGCTCGAAATCAGATATTCATCGATCGCCGCAGCGACCGACGCCGGCGCAGAGGAGATCGAGGGCTACTTCCGGCAGAGCCTCAGGAAGGCTAGGAGCATCGACGAGAGCAAAGGTTTTACCACCGTCGGCCCTCACCGGGACGACCTGATGCTCATGCTGGATGGAAAACCTCTGGCCGACTTCGGCTCCGCGGGACAACAGCGCAGTTGCCTGCTGGCGCTCTATTTCGTTCAAATGGAGATTCACCGCAGGATTTGCGGATTCTATCCTGTCTTCCTCATGGACGACGTGGAAGCCGAATTGGACAACGAACGACTGCAGGCGTTTCTGGATCACTTATCCCGGCGCACCCAGACTTTCCTGACGACGGCAAAGGAGCAGGTCCTTCCGCGCCTCGACGCTTACGCCTGCCGCTTGCGTGTGCACGCAGGCAAAGTCGACCCCGACAATTCCTGAAAATGAACCGCCGGGACGACAAAAACGTCCGTGGGCTCTCCACCTTCTCGATGGTTTTTAAAGGAACCGTGGTTTGATCTGGGGCGGGCTTCGAGCTCAACAGAAAACCGTTTGTTATCAATAAGATATAAAGTTTGCTACCAGCCGATTTCCATAGTTTTTTTGTGCCGCTTCGTGGTATAATTTGGGGTTCGAGTATTCGGCAATAAGTTGTTATAAACAAAAAGGGTTAAATCAACTTCTGACGGCGCGAAGTTAGAGAATTTGAGCATGCAGGATATGGATCCAAACGTGCCCGCAGCCGGCACCCCGGAGAGTGCTTCTCCGGTCACCGAACGCATGGCGGAAGAAGCTTACGGCGCCGAGCAAATCAAGGTGCTGGAGGGACTGGAAGCCGTGCGCTTGCGACCCGCGATGTACGTCGGGTCGACATCGGTCGAAGGATTGCACCACCTGGTTTATGAAGTGGTGGACAACTCGGTCGACGAGGCTCTCAATGGCTACTGCTCGCGGATCGAAGTCACCATTCACATCGACAACAGCATCACGGTCGTGGATAACGGGCGCGGCATTCCGACCGATTTCCATCAGCAGGCGCAGAAGTCGGCGGCAGAAGTCGTCATGACCGTGCTTCATGCCGGCGGCAAGTTCGACAACGACTCCTATAAGGTTTCGGGTGGTTTGCACGGGGTCGGGGTTTCGGTCGTCAACGCTCTGAGCCGGCGCCTGGACCTGGAAATTTGGCGCGGCGGCAAGGTGTACGAGCAGAGTTATGAGCGCGGAAAGCCGGTCACGGAGTTTAAGGAAACGGGTACCACGAAGCGTCGCGGCACGAAAATCACCTTTATGCCGGACGCCGCCATCTTCGAGACCCTGGAGTTCAATTACGACACGATTGCCGGCCGCCTCCGGGAATTGTCGTTTCTCAACCGAGGCCTGGAGATCGTGCTCGAAGACCTGCGCTCGGATCGGCGCGTGGAATTCAGGTATGAGGGCGGGATCGTCTCGTTCGTGGAGCACCTGAATGCGAACAAGAACGCCCTTCATCCGAATCCCATTTACTTCCAGGCCGAAAAAGAGGATGTGGTCGTGGAGGTAGCCATGCAGTACAACGACGGCTACAGCGAAACCATCTTCTCGTTTGCCAACAACATCAACACCCACGAAGGCGGCACGCACTTGATCGGATTCAAGTCGGCGCTGACGCGCACCCTTAACTCCTACGCGCAGGCCCATGATCTGCTCAAGGATCTCAAGGAAAATCCGACCGGGGAGGATGCGCGCGAAGGGTTGGCAGCCGTCATCAGCGTGAAGCTGCGGAATCCTCAGTTCGAGGGGCAGACCAAAACCAAGCTCGGCAACAGTGAGATCAAGGGGATCGTGGAAACCGCGGTCAACGACAACCTGGGGGCATTTTTTGAAGAAAACCCGCAGTGGTCCCGCAAGATCCTGATGAAAGCCGTGGAAGCCGCGCGGGCACGGGAAGCCGCGCGCAAAGCCCGCGATCTGACGCGCCGGAAAGGTGCCCTGGATACGGCTCTGCTTCCGGGCAAGCTCGCCGATTGTCAGGAGCGCGATCCCAAATTCTGTGAGATTTACATCGTTGAGGGGGACAGCGCCGGCGGCTCCGCCAAGCAGGGCCGTGACCGCAAATTCCAGGCCATACTTCCCATCAAGGGGAAGATCCTCAATGTCGAGAAGGCACGGTTTGACAAGATGCTGAGCAACCAGGAAATCACCACGATGATCTCGGCCATCGGAACCGGCATCGGCAAGGAAGATTTCGCCCTCGACAAACTCCGCTACGACCGGATCATCATCATGACCGACGCGGACG
The Terriglobia bacterium genome window above contains:
- the gyrB gene encoding DNA topoisomerase (ATP-hydrolyzing) subunit B, whose amino-acid sequence is MAEEAYGAEQIKVLEGLEAVRLRPAMYVGSTSVEGLHHLVYEVVDNSVDEALNGYCSRIEVTIHIDNSITVVDNGRGIPTDFHQQAQKSAAEVVMTVLHAGGKFDNDSYKVSGGLHGVGVSVVNALSRRLDLEIWRGGKVYEQSYERGKPVTEFKETGTTKRRGTKITFMPDAAIFETLEFNYDTIAGRLRELSFLNRGLEIVLEDLRSDRRVEFRYEGGIVSFVEHLNANKNALHPNPIYFQAEKEDVVVEVAMQYNDGYSETIFSFANNINTHEGGTHLIGFKSALTRTLNSYAQAHDLLKDLKENPTGEDAREGLAAVISVKLRNPQFEGQTKTKLGNSEIKGIVETAVNDNLGAFFEENPQWSRKILMKAVEAARAREAARKARDLTRRKGALDTALLPGKLADCQERDPKFCEIYIVEGDSAGGSAKQGRDRKFQAILPIKGKILNVEKARFDKMLSNQEITTMISAIGTGIGKEDFALDKLRYDRIIIMTDADVDGSHIRTLLLTFFYRQMPELVEGGHIYIAQPPLYSVKHGKTIKYLRTEREMEEYLMQRATQDVVVTVEKTGLQFSGAPLVKLLKGINDRASIYAKLNRRLENSELLDRLLLFVAGEGALLQQGFSLKELFQQKDLLETLGRILQEIGYQCTTLLDEEHGLHSLVIQKNGNGSKLTINWDFLSSAEWQRLFHLYSEMTPFEKPPFSVKQNGGQITVVSREALLEHILALGKKDLTIQRYKGLGEMNPEQLWITTMNPESRTLMKVSIDDAVQTDAIFTILMGDAVEPRRRFIEDNALNVRNLDI
- a CDS encoding DNA replication/repair protein RecF; amino-acid sequence: MQVLNLRLYQYRNFDLQEIEFCPGTNLLYGQNGQGKTNLLEAIYLLGYGRSFRTATPRDCIQHGRQECRLEGKIQHGTTTRDLGISISLAEEKQLLLYRKPVGWTEFIGNLHTLAFTQEHMKVVRGGPVERRAFLDRAMITAYPGHMQRLAAYNRALRQRNHLLGTMRKSAGKTERELLESWDEKLAREGSRILWNRRRYIEEMSRELVNPLCRTESLEIRYSSIAAATDAGAEEIEGYFRQSLRKARSIDESKGFTTVGPHRDDLMLMLDGKPLADFGSAGQQRSCLLALYFVQMEIHRRICGFYPVFLMDDVEAELDNERLQAFLDHLSRRTQTFLTTAKEQVLPRLDAYACRLRVHAGKVDPDNS
- the dnaN gene encoding DNA polymerase III subunit beta, yielding MEFTVERNLLLNELNLVQGVIEKKSTIPILSNILLEASGNGLGIAATDLDVSICCGCAAEVHAPGTLTVSARRLFDIVRLLPEESEIHCTLLENDWVKLKAGRSEYKVVGLPRENFPSIPQTPAAGIPLPGNDLRAMILRTMFAITQEESRYSLNGALLVLGPHEMRMVATDGHRLALVTKTVEIETGEAEIRALIPRKTLVEILRLIGDAELPVEFGRDENHIFFSVGGKKLISRVLAGQFPNYEMVVPRDNDKRIVAPSRTLAEGIRRAAVMSDEKLRAVRLAFSRGVAEITASSADAGEAHEQVEVEYEGAEISIGFNPQYLLDFLGACESDTINILVKDSETQGMLAPVGPTELDYRYVVMPMKF